The region TTTGGCACCTCATTCAGGAAGAATTTCATAGTTGCGATTGGCGCGTTCGATTTGTTGCTGGTAACTCAAGATATTTGACACTGAGAATACAACACATTTTCCAAATGAGCTCCTTGTCAGTTTTCATGTATTTATAACATTCTTTCAGTTGAGCGAGTAACTTTAATAGCCAGATTTATGGATTCAACGCCTCTACGAGGTAATCCAAGCTTACAAGCAGCCCTTACAAACGCTTTCTGCTATTTAATTACCAGCATGGATGATAATAATGTACACGTTGCACAACGTGCAACATTATACCTGGGCACAATACATGACACTGCTATAAGGGTAAGTCATCTTACCTTAAATTTTGTTTAAGTATGTTTATACTGAATTGCACAACTTTTAAATGTATGTAATTTACAGTCTCTGATATTTTGTCTCGAGACGCAATTCGATTCGGTTATAGTAGATCGACCCATGGTGCTTCAATCTCTCTATCAATTACATAATAGTCTCAGTGATAGGCGAATTCTCACATGGGAATTCTTCTTAAATCGTTTTGATACGCTATATCTGGAAGCACAAATAAATTTGGAAAAGGCTGGAGATATAGCATATCTTCGTGGTGAGTAACAATATTCTATGATATTGTAAACCAGTGTTGAAACTTAAATGAGGGTTGGATTACAAAGAACGCcttgtattttgtaattataattttatagtgTATGTTTTAAATCTTTTAAAGTGTgtctattttttgttttttgaagaTCTAAGGAATACCGATTTAAATAGTGAAATATTCATCAGAAAGCTACATCGAGCACATGAAGCTCTTTCCCTGTCTGATGGTAGTAGTACAAGCTTGGTGAAAACTCTGAGTGCCAGTTTTGGTACGAAATGGCCATATAAACGTACAATGTCTGCACCAGCTTCCACAATTCCGCGTCAAGATACGAAACAAGGTATGGTAATTATATCAAGCTTATTAGCAATTGCAATCCAATTTACCAATCTTGAATATATTAATCATAAAGTACCGTTTGTATAAAACTTTGAAGGGTAAGTTTCGAGTTAATTTTATATTAGTAAATAACTGTTTTCGTTAGGCAAACTTATATTACAAAAATCACGAgtaggaataaaaaaacatataGTAACTTGAGTTTTGTGCAATCACTTAATTATGTTGAATTAAGATAGTTACGTTCACTCCCAAAACAGCTAAGGATTATTAGAAACCTTCGTCAACTGTAGTACCCTATTATGATCAAGCTAGTGCTATTCCTCTATTTCAGAGATAATTATATACcctataatttttatatttcttgatACAAAATTTCAGGGGTTTATAGATTTGCAAATGGTGCTGTATACGTATTTgtagtttaattttcacttgatATTATACAGAGGAGAGAGCTAGTATTTAAATATGGAAAGGTATTTGGGTTTTAAGTAAACAAAAGAAGTAATGTCGAAAATAGTTGctgggaaaaataattaataagtgtgactttgtttttcttcgcaCCTTACAACACTTCACCCTACTTCACCATCTATGTGTATGTGTCACCTCCccagagaaagagaaagtgTACAGCCGGCAGTACTCGGCGCCTATCTTAAAGCGCAAGAGCTCCAGGTTTGGATTGGGTCAGTTGCTGGGGTCCACCCCACCTAATAACAGTATCCCAGGTAGCGTAGTGTCTGCGTAGGTGTTACTGATATCAATATACAAGCTGGGTGTATGTATGTCCCTCAAAACGTTTGAATTGAGATATTAAAAGGTTTGCAATTCCCACTTATTCGTAGAACATAAACTGCTCGTTTCTGTCGTTTGTTAATAACTGGAAACTGTCAATGCTAGTGAGTTCATACTTGAAGCACAGAATAAGTTTATATAATTTCATCCTATCTCTATTACTTATAGTTACTGGTATGCTGGGAGCGCGTGATAAGCTATTGAGCACAATCAAGTTATAGTTTTTTATTGAACGAAATTAGGTGAAGATGATTTACATATGTCTTTACCTTAAGTTTATTCTTGTTCTCTAAACTTATTATCTGCAGTCACTGCAGTAAATAGTATGTAACTATGAAGAAATCAATGAAGAAATTTactgttttttaaattgtttctcAAAGGTACTGGTGGAAGGTTTTATTGTTGAATAGGTATTTGTCGATGTATTTGAACTCTTAAAATCGTTTTATATTTGTTACTTGTGCAAGCTCCGTGTTATTCTATGTATAATTCGGTTGCAGGATTCTGACCACTCTCGCATTTCTTAGCATATCTCAAGTGAGAGACAGTCAGAATTTGGTAGCTCAGTACTGTGTCTACTGGTATGGGATATTTGTATTTAGTTAATTGCCCTCGAAGTGAATATTTGTATGTGGTTGTGCAACATGTTGGAATACCTTGCATACCTAGCACGTAGATGCAGTAATTGTTTTGAAGACATAAAACGTAATCCCtcattataattaaattgttactatattaatataataatgaggCATAATTGtctaaaattgaataaaaattagaattaGATCTAAAAGATTGATAAACTGTAGATTGCAAGGGCATGTCACCAAATATTTGTCTTAAACTGATACACTTTCTCAATTTTAGTAACAAGTTCGAAGTTTGTGATATTTGTTAACTATTGCATGCCCTGCATGTATTTCAATGGTGTGGATAGCAGTAGAGTTTAATTAGATCTGGATTGAACAAgatgtttaaaaatgtttcattattCACTTGTCAACTTTTTTAATGGGATATTGTTATTCTAATCTTTGTAATGAGTCTGGATTGGATTTAATTTCGGAATGTTTgaagaaatataattttcagatgGTCACATTCATTCTTTGAACGTAGCTGAGGAGGGCGCAAACTTACCTGGATTCATCCATAAGGTCATTGATCTGGAAGAGTCTGACAAAGAAACTATCCACTTACTTGTATTTCTTCTCATGCAGTTCCTCTCCAGAGCTGATCAAGTAATTATCGTTTCTCACAGAGCTTGTCAATCGTTCGAACTCATCTCTAATCCATGAAACATGTCAAGTAAAGTAACATGTAGTGACTGTAATTGACGGAGTATCTGTAAATGAGTCATACcttctgaaaaaataaatcaataaatagtAGCCTGAATACAATATAAAGTTGAATAGTGAATATAACTAACAGATAAAATAAcaaagattttcattttaataacaTAAAGTAATATTACATCAACAGGCATTTCCCACCGATGAAAAACCATTATGTAAAACGCAAGGGATTATATTGCGTCACCTTTACCTTCTTCTTGGATATAATCAATTGGACCGAACATTTCACACCTCTCCGCAACGTCTCAGGTATTCTGTACGACTATAATGACTGATTAATGAATACAACCATAGATGCGTGAATTTGAGTTTCATCATTGGAATTTGTGAAGTGGCCAGTGTATTAGTGATGCACATTTACATACGTTATGCCTAGTTGAATTCGTTATTAATACCTTGTCTTTTTGAACtaatttgataattattttttttacagagtGTCACCAGTATTCAATGTCTTTATTGCAAATCTGCCGCAACTTCTTGATCAAAATCATATTATGGGATGGATAATGGTACCTCCTGTCCTTGCCGTATTGCAGCATTGTCCATGTCCTCCCCAGGGTGTACCTGCTGTTGACCATCAACCTCCAACTTACAGTCTCTGGTATTTGGAACCACATATTAGACGAACATGGTTGATGTCACTTCTGGTTTTATTATACAAGGTATTTATTTGAAAGACTGATCTACATGTActgtaaatacatatattgcaTGGctagtttatttttaaataaaggGGTGGTCCAGTCTTCCTGCATtatgtattaaaatttatgttACTTTCAGTATCAATATGGACAACAACCGTGGTGTAGCCAACTTCAGTCTTTGATCAAAATAGTTTTAAACACTTTGGATACTCAACATCATCAATGCAGGCGAATTCCAGCTACTGTCGTTATGGGAGGACCTCCATCAAGATCGCGAGGTTATTTTGATCTCATCTAATAATTCGATCTTATATATCATGGCTCAACTTAAACACTGAAATCGGAACCGCAACTGAATCTTTGTTCTTCctaattatattaatcataATTCGCAAATAATTGatgtatttaattaattgtaaagaATGTACTGATATTTGATGTAGACGTATCTCAACCTTCTCTTGGAGCAGACCATGACCTAGCAGCTGGATGTACTGCAGAACTTGATGGAGAAAGTCCACCTGGAAGAGTCTCGTCAGCCATTATTTCTGTGCATCAGCGTAGTCCTGGAACAAATCATGCACAATCGCATGCCATGGAAACGCACTGGGAAGAAACAACCCCCAGCCTATATCCAAATAAACACTCCAGGTAGTCACACAGAATTTTGATttgtaaatattcaatttgttTTGCACCAAACGAAAGTGTATGGTACTTTGAACACTGAAACGTTCAAATGACACACTTACGATTCAAAAGCGGTTATTCTACAGCTATTCAATAAACGCTGATGATACGGAGTCAGAACTGGCGGCTATACCAGAGAGCCCAAAATCGGACTGCACTCTTCATGGCAGTAGCAGTGGATCACTTGGTGAAATGGATGAAAGTTCTGGTGTTGTAGGCAGAAATGTAGCTACTACGAGTAAAATGATTGTGTATGCTGCAGATATAGATCATTCTAGTTCTACTGAAAAAAACAAGTTACTAGATGCACAAAGTGTTCATCATAATAAACATGAAGGTCTTGTACATCGGCCAACATGGTTTCTCGGTAGCGAAGATGACGGACTGCAGGTTTGATTTTACTGAATTGAATTGTATTTAGTAGctgattttcttcaaaacCAATGCAATGTTCTTGCGAAtaagaagtttcttctcttcaagCACTGTGTATAAGGAGGACTATAATGTGCAGATGTCGTGTTTACCCTTTTGAAtccttgcttccgatgagaagccacGTAAGACAACcaatgccgtctaatgaatgatatgcggatgtgcaaaTCATTTCTCTACGAgaagaatattgttgaaagaatgtaaattcgaaaaattggtgatttcgaaaaattaacgacggagccaggaatcgaacctggcgtctagagatgcttgactgGAGCTTTACTCCACCAGACCGCCTAGCTGCCCTGACTCTGTGAgtggcttctcatcggaagcaaggaTTCAAAAGGGTAAACACGACATCTGCACATTATAGTCCTCCTTATACACAGTGcttgaagagaagaaacttcttaTTAGCaagaatttacattctttcagCAATATTCTTGCATTCACaatcatatatgtatatgattatAAGTACAATTTAGGATATATTAGTGTATAATCTGTTATAAAAACAGGTAAATAGTGGACTGCCGCATAAGAAGTGGGGCGTACATGAAGGTGTTAAGATGATGGTCACATCTTCATTATTATCTGGGCAACAACATTCGCATAAATCTACACCACCACCGATTTCAGTAGCTAAAGCCACAGTAGTAACACAATCTGGCTCAAACGGCACTGTTGTATCCACCAAGCCAACATTTAGTTCAACTGGACTCGCAAGTGCTATAGCTGTAGCTACTGGAGTACCTAATCTTTGTACAGCTAAAACTCAATCTGTAAATTCGTATAGGTACAGTCACACAGTTTTGTTCTTACTACAATTTGCTGCTCTCCATATTTTCGATGCATACCGAAGCACTTTGCATTTCAATCTGTGAAAAACACAATATATTTGTCGAACCTTATAGACCTGATGTGGTGACCAAAGAAAGAGTATCCACAGTTGTACCAGAGCAGGCAACACATGTCTCACCTATACCAAAACAATTTGGGCGGCAAAAAAACGTTGACCAAAGTACACCCATAACTTCTCCTGTTTCAATATGCCAAACTACGCCAGCTGTCAGTCAGCCACTTGGCAGTGACCAGTCTTGTTCGCCTGTCGTTAGCTCAATGTCATCACAGCTTACCAGCACTGAGAATGGTGAAAATATTGCGCCACGATGGCAAAGTGTTTCTACTCATCAACAGATAGTAACACCAACTATGGAACGATTGCTCCCCATTGGTACTGTTGCACGTATGTCAAATTTTTGAGTTCTACGATCAATATTTGTATTGTGTGACCAGTTATGATTACTGCaaggaaaatatttcaggACAACGTACAACTCACCGTGTATTGATGTGTGAAGAAACGTATGGATCACCGGAATCCCCCTTATCCAAGATGGATATACTGACAGTGGGTAAGTATGACAAAATCTTTCAGACATTGCTTATATTTTAAATCACACTCAAAAATAAAGATTGGTATCTACAATTACTTTAGGATCTTCTTTCGATCAAGACAGTGAAACATGCATTTCGAGTGACGTAACAACACCGCGAAGTATGTCTCAATTGGAATTTCCATTACCAGAACGCCTCTTACCCGTTGGACCACAACGAGACAATATATCTGGCCTTATAGAACGTGTATGGCAAGTTCTTGGTGTGCCAGGAGCGGATGGTATGTTTTGTAATGgtagattttgtaaattgaaatattattacgcACTTGATCAAACTTGCAGATATTTGTCATCAACAAAATGAGAAGACAATacctgagaaaaaaagttctaGTTATGGCCCACATCCAAAGCGAGATAATATTTCTTCAGATAACAGGGTGCGCATAACTGTTATTGATAGATGGatgtatcattttttgttactttaccataacaataaaatatatttactttAAATCCGGAGAATGACTTTCACTTGGAGCTTACTGATTCTTTATGATGGATAAATGTTATTGGCGATTTGCTAAATATGTTGAGTTGATTTATGCTCTTATGATTTTACAGACATCCTCGGCCTCAGTATTAACTCCAGTCGCAACTGAGATCCACTCAAGATCCCCAAGTCCCAGAAAATTAACGAAGCAGGTAGCTTTAGAGTCACCCCCTCCTGTGATCGAAGAATCTTTTTTAAGGTCTTTAGAGCATGaccgtaaaataaaaatggaagaTTTATTGCGTAGTCAACGAGAGAAAATGCGTAAAACACCTTTCAATATGACACAGCATTCAATTGGAAATATCCGACGACCAGAATCTTGGTGAATAGATGTGttttgttgttatttattGGTTCCAACCAATTTCATTTTCTGCACACACACAAAGTAACTGATAAATTTTAGAAGGATCTTTGCAATATCAGTGTAGTGTTCAATTATTCCTCATCAGGCCTGGACCACACGTGCAAGCAAATTTGGATCCAGTGTTACAACAGGCATATCATGCAGATTTTAACTTGAAGCAAAGTCTATTTCGAATCGGAGATGATTGCGTGTATGACAggtaatatacaaattattattaacgaaTAGTTCAAAAATGTGCAAATATATTTACTTTTAATAATTATGATTCTTTGTTTAGATGTTCTGAATGTGGGACAGTAAAAGAAGAGTACAGCGATGAAGAATTAGGTCTATGCATAATTACATTGGGTACCTTTATTCACAGGGAGCCATCATTAGCAGCTCCACTTCTTCCAGAAATTCTAAGCGTTGTCGCTAAGTTAGTTTCATTTCAACCATATGCATGCAAGTCTATACAGGTAGTGATGAATACTTGAGTGggctattttttattttattgcattcattttttcctttattcTAGTTCTCAAACCAAACATAAACCTCATTTAAATACGTGATTGATTCAAATATAACTAGTAAATAATATATCCCTAGGTTGATTcagtttttatttactttttacttTCATATCCAGGATGATGTGATGTATGGTAATATCTATTATAAGTGCTCTGTTGTCTGTGAAGTCCACTTTGAGATTGACACCGTTAGACACGAAGCTACAACCGCAATAAATTATACTAGTTGTATAGGTGTTATACATTAAGTGTATTACTAAAATCGCATTAACATTTTCCAGAGTTGCTTTGAATGCCATGTATCCGTGGCAAAATGAGACAAACATGCATTTACCTGGAGGAGCAGTGAGCGTAGCGCATCAATTTCTGAGATGTGTTTTGCACCAGTTAGCTCCAAATGGTGTGTTTGTACAGATGTTTCAGACACATACTAATGGTGAGACTATACCTAAGTGAAGAACAATTGTGAATTTAGCATCAAAAGTAACACATTTCTAATTCTAAATACCTATCTTAGAGGCAACGAGAATGCAGTTCTTCAAAAGTGTAACGCAAGCCTTAGTAGATTTCAACGAATTGAACCCAATTGCTCCACTACAGCTGTTATTAGAGGTATCATGTTCTTATTTTGATTTATCGTCaacttaaaaatttaataagaCACAGCAATTTATCCTATTTCTAACGTCAGTTTTGATAAAGTTTATCTGAAGCTGTCGTTATAGAATGTCTCCAGTAAATGCATTTTGAAAGATACAGTGTGAGAGTCACCATTGAGATTTCATTGCTTTCAGAGTTTAAATACAAAGAAAACACTTCCCTTGGAGCGACTCCCAACAATCCTGCACAACGTTGCTTGCTATCTCGATTGTTTACCATTAGAAGCAGGCTTAGGACCTGGGGCTGCCACTTGGGGTGGCTTGTTATCACAAATTGATGGGCTATTCCGAAGACTAGTGTTGCTACTTAATTCTATCGAAGATATAACTCCTCTACTCAGAATAATGGTTTCAGTATTGAAAGTTCCTGGTATACCGCAGTTTAAGGTGTTGTAACATGATTTTAATCAATACTTTTTTGATTAATCACCCcttgatcgttttttttttttgtaatgtaTTGTAATCCACAGGATTCTCCATTCGTTATtccgttaataaaatataatcatgTGAAAAGTGATTCTAATTTTAgctaatataattaataactaAGTTTTTCAGGGAATGCTTGACCCGTTTTCAAAAGTTCTCAGCTACGCCATACAGAATTCAATATTAAAGTACAATTATCTGACTGATTTATGCTACCTGTGTCATCGTGGATTCACGCGAGACCGAGACAAGCATTTTTTAAGTCGAACTGTCGTTTTTGAATTGGTTCAGGCAATCAAATTCAAGAGtacgattccagactcaaacTTTTTACTGTTGATTCACTTCATTCTCCAGGTACGCTCAGCATCGCCAGAgttaatcattttattttttgattcaatTCGTATCCAGCgattgcataatttttttcctttcaaagAAATCTTGTTATCCTATAATGTGTCCTATTACAGGATGTGGGAGGTATGTTACCTATGAACGTTGCAATGGAAGATGTTCAAGCAGATGTATCGCCTATTTATAATACAAACTCATCTGAATCCTTGCGGAACCAACTATCAGATGTTCTAGATTTTTTAGCCGACTTTCATACTCTGAGTAAAGTAAaggtataaattttaaaatattgtctaTTAGAATAATTTTGACATTGTAACAGATAACtccaagactgtttttactaCCAGACAGAGGAGATTTTGCTTTACGttttattataaatgaaataacaaGTTTTATTCTTAGGATATTCAATATTCTAATGTCAACAATAATTATTGCtagaatattattaaaaaaaatttccacaatAATATATTCCTGgagttgtaatatttttttcagtattttaaTGTTCTCTCAATCAACCATTAATCGTATATTATGCCTGCTACAATTTTTTAGAGTTACAGCAAAGGCCTTCAAGCCGGATTAAATGAAGACACTTTAGGAGGGATGCTAAAATGCGGCTTGGCACAATACTTAGCTTTAGAAATAACCAGAGGGAATAGTCGCGATAACAGAGCAGTAGCAAGATATTTACCTTGGCTTTATAGTCCACCATCAACTCTACAACAGGGGTAATCATCATCCTTATACATTTATTCagtgtaatatatttttcacctaaATTCGATGtggctgaatttttttaaacatcttAAGTATCAATGCCTTACTTGTATGTCCTATTCTAGATCACGTGAGTTCGTTGATTGCATAGGTCATGTACGTCTTCTGTCCTGGCTGCTATTAGGATCATTGACCCACACTGCCCTTCATGGAAACAGTAATACATGGTCCGGCAATCCACATATACATGGGCCACCGACTCCATTTGCACAACCTATACCTCAAGAAGTTTCTTGTCATATTGCAGACCACATTCAAGTTATACTGTCTGGTTTTCCCGAGCAGTCAAAAACTTCAGTACTACACATGTCTTCCctttttcatacttttattTTGTGCCAGGTAAGTTATGTCACCCAACAGCTGTTCCACAGAATTTAtatgattatacatattaaCGCTGTGCTACAAATTTATCATGTTTAGCTCTGGACTGTCTATTTAGAAGAAGTTTCTAAGCGTAATTTGACCACTAGCGAAACCCATAGTGTAACAATGAGTATACTACTTGATTTTTGGGGTAAAGTTACACCCTGTGTCCTCCAACTTGTGACGCATTCTAAAGTGGTAGGTATCGCAACAACAGAGAACTTAGGAAATCAAGCATATATCAAAAGAAGTACTCTCATATAATTAACCGATAAAATATAACTTATTACAGCTGGCAGAGATGGTGAACTTACATTTTTTAAGTTTATTGGAAGCACTGTTGGAGTGTCAATCCACTTTACTTAGCAAGCTACTACCTGTCTGGAGTCCGATTTTATTTGCCCATCATATTCAGGTAAAAACATACGAAAATTCTACCCAATTGCCCATTTTAAGAAGTTTAATCGAAAGACATTTCACAATCCTGAATTTAATTAGATGAATTTCTTGTCATTGCTATATATCGTGTTTTGattcatttcttttaaccTTCTAGTTGCCAGGCCAATTACAAATGCGTCTTCAGAATTGTCGGAACTTTCCCCCCACAAAACCAACTGAATATTTGGGAAAAGCTGACAGTCCCAGTGTAGAACAACGTGATTCCAATCCGGTGTTGATGCGATGGCTTCATCGCTTACAATTTAAAATGGGGCAAATTGAGTTACAATCTTCGACAGCTACTCAATTTTACTctatctgaaaaaataaagtcaaTAAGTGTTCCTTTGCTGGTTTCTTGATGTTGAAACTGTTTGTTTAACTCCTGCTAGTTGGAACATACCTGTTTTTTCGTGATagtatcaattaattaaatacgCAGAATTATGGTTCTATTCAGCACTGTTTTTgagattatatgtatataatgatTGTTAAATAATTGTTGAGTAATTCCTGTTCGAGTAGACAATAGAGAATTCAGTTTAGGTATTACTATTTGTTCGGTGTCTCGCATGGTTTTCAGAGTCTATTATAACGAGAGCACATTGTGCAGCGGATGTTTCATGCTCAAATCGAGGCTACTGAGGATTAAGACAAGATATAGAGTCACCTTGGGTAGGTTGGAAGGTTCGTTTCATGAGATCCTTTCAGCATAATTATTATCTATTTATAGTGAGGCTTGCCAGACGTCCCGCAATTCGTGAGACAGTCCGGTGATGAAACAGTGTACTACGTCATGCACActatttaaatttcaatcaaatatgTTATGAAAAGGGTACTTGTTTTATAGCTCCTCGCTCTAATCTTTTATAACCTTAAGTTTAAATAAACATGGTTTCATGCAGATGGACTGAGTGCGCCCAATAACTTTTATAACCCAACAATCCTAATTTGTAACATATAAATATGTTTGTATTCTTCAGTCCGTAACAGGTACATTGATTATGAGATAGAAAGTTTTACCAGATTTTGATCACGTGAAATAACATAGGTGAGTAGGtcccttttccttttttttaggATGCTTGTTGAAACATGTAGGCCTTGTCATATAAATGTTGGCACTAGAAAAAGAGAGGTCATAAGAAATTAAGGCAATGATAAAATCTGGGGAATAGGCAGTATATTCAGATAAAACGTGATATCTCTGAAAGGaccatttaaaaaatgtgTTGCTGGTTGACACAATAACGGTATTAATCAGCTGCACCGTTGATGCAGCAGCTGGTTTCAAAAGTATGGTTTGTAGCAAAAAGGAATCCTCTTTGGTTTGTAGATCGAAGATCCATAAAGGGTGTGAACATAACTTGATCGATACAATATAagatttatacaattttaaaagaagGTTTCAACTACGCAGAAATACATGCACCCTCAGTCACTATCGAAAATGTAATGTCactaattttccaaaaaaaaaaaatacacctgcgAAAGGGGTACTCGGGAACGATTTTGTAATTTCACTTTTGACATTTTCCACCATCCAAAAATTCTAATTGGTTTGCAAAATTTAGTCAAACAATCAGAATGCTTGGATGGTGGGAAATTTTAGAAATGAAATTACAGAATCGATCCCCTGATCTCCTGTCTACAAGCTTTTTGAAAGACTCTACCGGTGCAAGAGAGACAGCACTTCACCTCCAAGTTATCTCTCTCCCCGGAACACCGATCAGCCATGCATGGCAGTGAGTGTCCAGTATTACCATATTTCATTGTGCCCAGTCCGCACTGATCTCTCTTTACCTATATAAGAGATCAGTGATTTTCTCACGTTAGGGCCAGTCACTGTCACGTAAATTGTATAACAATAATCGAAGTCTCATTTTGCTTCGGAACAAAAATAGGTAGCTGGAAGTGCGTAGCATAAATGAATATCGTTACACTTGTGGTTGACTGAAGACTATACTCAGTCAACGCACTtttgtacatacgtacgtactaGAGGCGCATGATATTTCGGTATCTCCTTCCTCGAAATGTGTCGGTATGGGAACCTTCTGTTAAATACCGATACCGAAATATCGAAACTTCGGTAAATACCGAATTACCGAAATAGCTCATAATCTAAATACTATTTAGATTATTGGTCTTTACTACAGTTCAATACAGACTTTCCTCGCTCTTTTTCCGACGATATTTGTAGATTAAAGTCTATCGAAATTTTGGTTAATCGAAACTACCGAATACGAAACCCTACCGAAAATTGGTATCTAATTTCCAATACCGCACACTCCTAGTACATAATATGCCACGCGGCATTCAGCAACCATATCCATAGGTGCTTATGGTTCATTGTCAGCGGTGCTCCGCAACCACTCTCCTAATATATCAGTGCTCTCCTAGCTATAACCCAACAGCCCATATGCATAAGCCCGTTGCGAGCCGCGGGAAGCGATGT is a window of Neodiprion pinetum isolate iyNeoPine1 chromosome 4, iyNeoPine1.2, whole genome shotgun sequence DNA encoding:
- the unc79 gene encoding protein unc-79 homolog isoform X8: MGTKFAAYTLKLSSLHDYHQRLLHAIQPTPSGFDMTNTIKYFSQTLLSLLKDVPDSPLEMIKSQEFDSQRMALYPNLDYKQLYNAVMQLMDVVPLVHIGLQSFGQAILQCLCCLLPFLEHDLVDNLPYLTASAISVLPVELHQEIVNYLCFYILPFTITRKIEDGTENYASQSVSAVIMTVFQYSNNPAHHCQLLECLMALKPGVVKDILCVIAYGTAPARASAAKLLFYYWPTFNANLFDRRAVLMKFTNDLTPFVCQRDMCPNAGNAEAGKVCYDHYISITFATDSPPPLYLCIECANEIHREHPNQMFYDILHPMQQVSMVCENKNCRATDKAAISVCFSTECASYNGNHPIRYCQQCHNIRHNNRRGGDHVFHTALPHISHMDSQMQTYMVQAIVSLLKEAEPLRFSGTGIGQGGQGADPASLEERQLLGRYGVWLLVGLCTPNQDTPVQILGRLLSMLFHWFHVTAYSFDGTKKSLMHLIFSVGQAESTLEKLKTDYVCGWLSEIAKTHYEVFISCLLPHPTDYVRVGGHWETLASRTSHLKDGLNRLFCLVPYEVITPEIWDYVMPHWMEAMVNDVPEKELNELKIILCKILDPDMSPLGFDAKKMYNFVAKRFVNTTAKVQEQALNWLQILTMLEIMIPLTQLFSMFGDGVQVMKATIQSDTDKSAESSKPCDVTYNRSTISPVVEDDSGNTTPLSDDIIPIPRHMEFTTDTELNLSCCILMLDVLLKQMELQDIDKHTGINTWVCRDACGLMKSMVAATWSGSHSCLTDNECTYCESRVIWHQLCLQLVTYMAPENPAYPPDAVIDEAAEDHGRKSPPESDKKSDSKPDVVITMPVPELHSVGGVLVHMPHVCSFFEQIMTATVETVSEQLDLTAIIPAERVMSAVARAVTLSETDVATATVSIAKPQIVGENDQPVMTSPDNELDDFWHTSVGKFRFTIEDLPEQLQYIHKLLKELIAIDKPDILYYMLQCLNIMVLHGDAFNTAVKDHQGFFIWCQENLLIKTLWELCNAEHSHIAQVTVPLLLHCITLPCGADTFWHLIQEEFHSCDWRVRFVAVERVTLIARFMDSTPLRGNPSLQAALTNAFCYLITSMDDNNVHVAQRATLYLGTIHDTAIRSLIFCLETQFDSVIVDRPMVLQSLYQLHNSLSDRRILTWEFFLNRFDTLYLEAQINLEKAGDIAYLRDLRNTDLNSEIFIRKLHRAHEALSLSDGSSTSLVKTLSASFGTKWPYKRTMSAPASTIPRQDTKQEKEKVYSRQYSAPILKRKSSRFGLGQLLGSTPPNNSIPDGHIHSLNVAEEGANLPGFIHKVIDLEESDKETIHLLVFLLMQFLSRADQAFPTDEKPLCKTQGIILRHLYLLLGYNQLDRTFHTSPQRLRVSPVFNVFIANLPQLLDQNHIMGWIMVPPVLAVLQHCPCPPQGVPAVDHQPPTYSLWYLEPHIRRTWLMSLLVLLYKYQYGQQPWCSQLQSLIKIVLNTLDTQHHQCRRIPATVVMGGPPSRSRDVSQPSLGADHDLAAGCTAELDGESPPGRVSSAIISVHQRSPGTNHAQSHAMETHWEETTPSLYPNKHSSYSINADDTESELAAIPESPKSDCTLHGSSSGSLGEMDESSGVVGRNVATTSKMIVYAADIDHSSSTEKNKLLDAQSVHHNKHEGLVHRPTWFLGSEDDGLQVNSGLPHKKWGVHEGVKMMVTSSLLSGQQHSHKSTPPPISVAKATVVTQSGSNGTVVSTKPTFSSTGLASAIAVATGVPNLCTAKTQSVNSYRPDVVTKERVSTVVPEQATHVSPIPKQFGRQKNVDQSTPITSPVSICQTTPAVSQPLGSDQSCSPVVSSMSSQLTSTENGENIAPRWQSVSTHQQIVTPTMERLLPIGTVARQRTTHRVLMCEETYGSPESPLSKMDILTVGSSFDQDSETCISSDVTTPRSMSQLEFPLPERLLPVGPQRDNISGLIERVWQVLGVPGADDICHQQNEKTIPEKKSSSYGPHPKRDNISSDNRTSSASVLTPVATEIHSRSPSPRKLTKQVALESPPPVIEESFLRSLEHDRKIKMEDLLRSQREKMRKTPFNMTQHSIGNIRRPESWPGPHVQANLDPVLQQAYHADFNLKQSLFRIGDDCVYDRCSECGTVKEEYSDEELGLCIITLGTFIHREPSLAAPLLPEILSVVAKVALNAMYPWQNETNMHLPGGAVSVAHQFLRCVLHQLAPNGVFVQMFQTHTNEATRMQFFKSVTQALVDFNELNPIAPLQLLLESLNTKKTLPLERLPTILHNVACYLDCLPLEAGLGPGAATWGGLLSQIDGLFRRLVLLLNSIEDITPLLRIMVSVLKVPGIPQFKGMLDPFSKVLSYAIQNSILKYNYLTDLCYLCHRGFTRDRDKHFLSRTVVFELVQAIKFKSTIPDSNFLLLIHFILQDVGGMLPMNVAMEDVQADVSPIYNTNSSESLRNQLSDVLDFLADFHTLSKVKSYSKGLQAGLNEDTLGGMLKCGLAQYLALEITRGNSRDNRAVARYLPWLYSPPSTLQQGSREFVDCIGHVRLLSWLLLGSLTHTALHGNSNTWSGNPHIHGPPTPFAQPIPQEVSCHIADHIQVILSGFPEQSKTSVLHMSSLFHTFILCQLWTVYLEEVSKRNLTTSETHSVTMSILLDFWGKVTPCVLQLVTHSKVLAEMVNLHFLSLLEALLECQSTLLSKLLPVWSPILFAHHIQLPGQLQMRLQNCRNFPPTKPTEYLGKADSPSVEQRDSNPVLMRWLHRLQFKMGQIELQSSTATQFYSI